A stretch of DNA from Methylobacterium sp. CB376:
GCCTCGCTCACCAAGTTCATGGGCGGGCACGGCACCACGCTCGGCGGCATCATCGTGGATGGCGGGCGCTTCCCGTGGCTCGCCCATCCCGAGCGGTTCCCGATGTTCTGCAAGCCGGACGCGTCCTATCACGGCCTCGTATACGCGGAGAGGTTCGGGGCGAGCGCCTTCGCCGAGCGGGCGCGCAGCGTCTACCAGCGCACGACCGGCGCGGTGCTGGCCCCCTTCAGCGCCTTCCTGCTGCTGCAGGGCATCGAGACCGTGGCCCTGCGGGTCGAGCGCCACGTGGAGAATGCCCGCAAGGTCGCCGAATTCCTGCGCGACGATCCGCGGGTCGCCTGGGTGAACTACGCCGGCTTCCCCGACAGCCCGCACTACCCGATGGCGCGCAAGTACCTCGGCGGGCGGGCCTCCTCGCTCCTCACCTTCGGGGTGCAGGGGGGCTACGCGGGCGGGGCGGCCTTCTACGACGCCCTCACGCTGGTCAAGCGGCTCGTCAATATCGGGGACGCGAAGTCGCTCGCCTGCCACCCGGCCTCGACCACCCACCGGCAGATGTCGCCCGAGGAGCAGCGCCACGCGGGGGTGCTGCCGGAGGCGATCCGGCTCTCGGTCGGCATCGAGCACAGCGACGACATCCTGGCCGACCTCGACCAGGCGCTCGAGGCCGCGGGCCGCAGCCTGCTGCGCGCCGCCGAGTGAGCGGGAGCCGCCGCGCGATGCTCAAGCCCGCCACCCCGCCGCTCGCCCGGGCGGGCCGGCCG
This window harbors:
- a CDS encoding O-acetylhomoserine aminocarboxypropyltransferase/cysteine synthase family protein, whose product is MRPETIAIHAGYEDDPTTKAVAVPIYQTAAYAFDSAEHGAALFNLEMPGYRYSRIANPTNAVLERRVAELEGGVAALSVATGQAALHYAIATLADCGGNIVSVPQLYGTTHTLFAHVLPRQGIHTRFAASDAPEAVARLIDADTRAVYCESIGNPAGNICDIAALAEVAHAHGVPLVVDNTVATPILMRPLDHGADIVIASLTKFMGGHGTTLGGIIVDGGRFPWLAHPERFPMFCKPDASYHGLVYAERFGASAFAERARSVYQRTTGAVLAPFSAFLLLQGIETVALRVERHVENARKVAEFLRDDPRVAWVNYAGFPDSPHYPMARKYLGGRASSLLTFGVQGGYAGGAAFYDALTLVKRLVNIGDAKSLACHPASTTHRQMSPEEQRHAGVLPEAIRLSVGIEHSDDILADLDQALEAAGRSLLRAAE